AATTTTGACCCAAAACTTTTCTCCGCGTAGTGCGATTTTTGTAGTGCATCTATCAAAATCACAAGCGTAGCAAGGGTAGCATAAATTGcgacgaaaaataaaacataatcAGTATCCGTGTAATTACTCAATGGGCGAGGATGTTCCAATCCGATTATGATAATTCCGAGAACCTGCAACAGAATCCTTTGTTCAACCGAAGTTTtacgaaaaataaaattgtcaCACTCACCACTTGTGTCACCTTCAGAATCCCTTTCGGGGACTTCAGAACATCCCAGTCAAACCGAGAGGGTCTGCTGGGTGTTTTCGCCTTTCCTTCGGCACCTGCCAGTGGGACCTCGACCGCATTCTTCGCTTCCATCGTGCTGTCGCGGCTGCTTCCCGGCGGTTCCTTCAGTTTATCCGACATTGCCAAGGACGGGTCGAAAATTAATTCTAACACGCAAAACCACTAAACCttgttgcttttttttttctGCCGTTGCCGTTGCTGCTGTTATTGTTGTTAAAAATAAAACGGAACTGAGGACGCACTCAACTTCACGGGTGAAGTGTTTGCAATGGATTGAATCCAGCCAGGCCCCAAAAAAGCCTGTCCAGCCTGCGATGGTACGCGATAAGCATCCAATTTATTGGCGTTCAACAGGCGCAAGTTTGCACTTTCGATGTGTGTGAGCGTGCAGGGCGCGCTTCGGATGCGGAAGTATAGAGTTTTCCCCTCGGATTTTATTCCTTTTCGACGCACAATTGCAAAAATCTTCACACAACTAATGGATGCATTCCACAGCAAACAAATAATTCCGAA
This genomic window from Malaya genurostris strain Urasoe2022 chromosome 1, Malgen_1.1, whole genome shotgun sequence contains:
- the LOC131425891 gene encoding uncharacterized protein LOC131425891, producing MSDKLKEPPGSSRDSTMEAKNAVEVPLAGAEGKAKTPSRPSRFDWDVLKSPKGILKVTQVVLGIIIIGLEHPRPLSNYTDTDYVLFFVAIYATLATLVILIDALQKSHYAEKSFGSKFWFRIELRYTGIVGIVFQILACWVLINALHFWQVPVLNVVGSGFAFLVSIVYLVDWWRLFSGNSIPAEDATAPPTVEQIIVETK